The Lysobacter gummosus genome includes a region encoding these proteins:
- a CDS encoding DUF2214 family protein, with translation MLTDLLLASAHHLLVFALIAMLVAESVLLRGPIDATVLRRLAGLDSGYGASAVLLLVVGLSRLKFGVKGLDFYEHNPWFHAKLGAFILIALLSILPTVRFLRWRKALKADPNFLPAASEVGTLRLLIRFELVLVAVILVCAAAMARFGGF, from the coding sequence TGCTCGCCTCCGCCCACCACCTGCTGGTGTTCGCCCTGATCGCGATGCTGGTGGCCGAATCGGTGCTGCTGCGCGGCCCTATCGACGCGACGGTGTTGCGCCGCCTGGCCGGGCTCGACTCCGGTTACGGCGCCAGCGCGGTGCTGCTGCTGGTGGTCGGCCTGTCGCGGCTGAAGTTCGGCGTCAAAGGCCTCGACTTCTACGAGCACAACCCGTGGTTCCACGCCAAGCTCGGCGCCTTCATCCTGATCGCGCTGCTGTCGATCCTGCCGACCGTGCGCTTCCTGCGCTGGCGCAAGGCGCTCAAGGCCGATCCGAACTTCCTGCCGGCCGCGAGCGAAGTCGGCACCCTGCGCCTGCTGATCCGCTTCGAGCTGGTACTGGTCGCGGTGATCCTGGTCTGCGCCGCGGCGATGGCGCGCTTCGGCGGGTTCTGA